The sequence CGGGTTGTAGTACAGTGTAtttattagattattgcacattagttattgcacattacttattacagttatggtcacagttacagtgcagcattgtataatctgatagcagcaggaatgaatgacctgcggtagcgctcctttttacagactggatgtctaagtctgtcattaaaggagctgctcagctcctctacagtctgatgcagcgggtggaaggtgttgtccatgatggatgtgaacttggacaacaccctcctctcagccacttcctccacagagtccagagggcagcccaggacagaggtggccttcctcaccaacttattcagcctcttcctgtcccgctctgcgctgccaggggcccagcagacaacagcgtagaggagggctgaggccaccacagagtcatagaaagtttttagcagaggcctgctcactccaaaggacctcagtctcctcaggaggtggagccggctctggcccttcttatacagggcgtcggtgttgtgagtccagtccagtttattgttgacgtgaacacccaggtatttgaaactctccacagtttctatgtcctgcccctggatgttcacaggtgagtgaggtgggggtcttctcctgaagtcgatcaccatctccttggtcttactggtgtttaagcacagatggtttttctcacaccagtccacaaagtccatgatgaccaaccggtactccagctcattcccctcagacacacagcccacaatggccgagtcatcagagaacttctgaaggtggcagctgtccgtgttgtaagtaatgtccgaggtgtaaagggtgaagagaaacggagacagaacggtgccttGGGGggcccggtgctgcagagtgccacctctgactgacagccgtgcagccgcatgtactgagggcggttagtgaggtagtccatggtccagtcagccagatgtccTCCAGcgtccccctcagcagcaccggtctgatggtgttgaaagcgctggagaagtcaaagagcatgactctcacagcgctcccggtggtctccaggtgggtgagcgcccgctgcagcaggtagatgatggcatcctctactccgatgttgggccggtaggcaaactgcagcgggtccagggtggggctcaccacggtgcgcaggtgagctaggatgaggcgctccatggtcttcatcaggtgggaggtcagagtAACCGGTCTGAAGTGGGctggttccctggcgtgcggcgttttaggaaccggtaccacacaggaggtcttccacagggtgggcaccacccccaggctgaggctcaggttgtagatgtagctgaggacctcacagagctcatctgcacaggtcctcagcagcctgggggggatgccgtccggtcctgaggctttcctctgtttcagcctcgtcagctgacctctcacctgcattggtgtgactgtgaggggggaggaaggtaggaccgaaggtgtggatgggtcggtCGTTGATAGGAGTGGCGGTGGGGGcgatggtaggtctctggagggctggtagttggagacgtgtggagagttgacggcagggagggggccagtgtggggggagtcaaaccgggtgaagaatgtgttcaactcatctgcagacttggtgtcaccgtctgccgccctgctggtcctctgacCAAAGCCgaagatgttcttcagacctctccacacatctctgacgttgttcttcttcccatagtccttctttgctgccctgatcctccactggagctcccgctggactctacgctgctcctctctgtcccctgagtagaaaaccctcttcttctggttcaggaggactttcagctcaggggtcacccaggggggggttgtttggaaagcatcgtagcTACGTAGATAGCAATGTAAATTGATTAGTATAACTTCACCCTGAAGTCTTGGGGCTGTGGGATTTTTGCGATGAAGATGTCTGACTGTATTTGAGTACACTGTATTTGAGGTGTACTTTGAAATAAAGTCCCCCACACTGGCTATGAGAGACAATCCTTTATCTGTTCTGGTTTTtgagcctttttattttcatttgatatgaaaactgtttttgggTCCTCTCTTTATTCTCCCACACCTACAGGGAGAGACTAGTATATATTATAAGAACAAGCAGCTGTAACAACTCCTAGTAATTAGAGTCGCTTCAGCTGTAACTGCTCAGAGCTGATTAGAGGAGCCGAGCTGAGAAAGCAGCCCTGGGGTTCCAATTAACTTTTCCAATTACCTTTGCCGATAGTTGCTGTCAGTCAGGACAGTTCCACCCAGCATGCCATGGCGCATTTCTGAAGCATCCCTGAAATGCCGGCACCAGCCCCACATCAATCTAGAGCAGAGTGGATTGTTCAGACAGGAAGTCCGTTGATGAAAAGCAAAGTGAATCTAGTTCAGTTTACAAGTAAAAGACTACATGTGCAGGCTTTGGATCGCATTTTACAGTGAAACATCAATATGCCATTACCTGCGGCTCCAGCACCAATCCACCAGCGGATTTAACTTGATACTTGACTCCATGGacaacaattttaattttattaaaagccTACAAGTCAACTACTATCGCATGATGATGCAATCCTCGCGTGATCCAAGTACAACGGTGCACCGGCTCTACGCTCTGAATCACTCCTGGTGGAAAAGGTGGCTGGCAGCTTCCGCATTCAGTGGAAAAAACAGGGTGACACTGTAGCAGggacagagcagagcaaaacaAACAGCATACAAGCTGTACCATTACAATTCTGTCACTTTCAGGAAGTTTGATCTAGATTCTGCCCACTGCAGAGCCAAAACTCTGAAGCTGGAACTATAGAAATAAAAGCCCTATCATAAGTTcataaatttaaatgtatttgtgctTTGAGCAATTTTATATTGGATTTTGACATTATCCATCTCATCTGTTAAACAGAATTTTGATTCAAATACGctctctttttctgtttgtaggtGACCACATATCATATCTACATGGCCTTACAAAGTGATTGTCATGTGACCGTGACAGAGTCCAGGCAGCATCAGCTGAGCCCAGATTCACCTTCCCCCATACAGATCCTGACCCTGAGAGTGGAGAGCATCAATCCTGCTGTCAGGCCATTCAGTAtcaggtgtgtgtttgtgtctatgTACACCACTCATTCAATTATTCTAATTCTGGTCTCTGTTCACAATGCTACAAAAGCAATAAATGttccaaattaaaatattattgatGTAGTGAAAAAATAGATAATTTCCCATGAAataatttctgttgtttttagtcTTAATTccacagattatacagatttcaGGGAAAAATTCCAAGCTCCCATCAGAACTTCTCCCAATGTTGTGGTCCACCAAACAGTCAGTGAGCTCTTTCTGGAAACCTTCAGAGCCCAGGTTGAGCTCAATCAACGATACACACTCCCCAGTGGGCAGGTAGTATTCTGCATTGGTTTCAACTTTTGCAAAtctgtgcccgtattcacaaagattgctaaaagtagctcttagtgacatcgttttaggaaaaatattttttcttagaattttaccttggtaagataaaagttattcacaaagcatcatAGGCCTTAAGAGACTCCTAACGTAGCAAAATGTTTGGAGTAgagaggaggacttttagtgagcctaagagtgtcttaagcaggaagatggtggaaacagagagagatgtTTGGCTGATACACTGCCTAAACAGTGAAGGAAATGAGCACATTAACTTTCTTAACAATTATACAATCATAATATTTacataagataaactttatcatccccataagGGGAAATTAATTAGGTTCAGCGGCTCAAAGAGTTAAAGGCAGCTCTACCCAACGTCATTTTAGTGAGGATAaatgtcagtagcctaaaaTATCATCTAGAAGTTCATTTGTGTGATGCTATCTCTTAGCTTTTGAGTGCTACAGCACTTCTCATGTTCCAGGCTGGTGCATAATAGCACCAAGATGCACAGACAAAAAGGAGCATTGATCTGCAGCAATACCGTTCAAAGTCCGTGTATTTGCGCCGTTACTTTTCAATTCTCCCCTATTCTCCTCCCAcagctgactggacagatgcattgctgtttgcttttttccatcttttttttcctccatttcatGTTGTTAATTTTGGCAAATATGACCGCTTTATACAAGCTGGCAATCCCAgcaaaatgctgacaggtgagggcgcattaatatcaaatagatgaagTCATAAAATGACTGGCGAGTAAACACAACAATAAGCATACTAGCCAGTGTAATAAATAGTGAAGTGTTGATCAGTTGCTTTGGTATGATGCGCTTGGCAGCTAAGGTACCTAATGTGAAGTGTTCAATTGAATCCATAGGCTCGTATTGATGCATTATCTGTAGTTTATTTTGCTCCAATTGGGATGAATAGTGCACAATGACCAGTAGACCATAATTCCAAAGGCAACATGACCCCAGTCTTTACAAGATTCCGCCACATCGGTCAAAAACCTGTATGCCCTTCCGGATTCAAACACCTGCTCTCTACCTGCTGCTGTCGCTCTCATATACATGAGCTGGCAGCAACCCCAAGTGAACAATTAAACATGACATACATTTTGGCTTCcacaataagcaaatcaaaataatgatgaggatgtgAATGAAGTGCGTTCAAACATTGTGATGTGTGACAATCCAGTGTAACTGGTTGATTCCTCTCCTTTGATATGAGcccatttgtgtgttttttcttgtaccgtcaaccaatcacagcatTAAAGACAGCATCACACCTAACAACgtgtcaaccacacctcctctcTAAGATAAAAATGTCTGTCATTTCCTTACCCAGAGTCGCTCTTAGCAgctatctgaatcactcttaagctACGATTTTTAGGTTAAGATAGGAGCtgtctgagaggactctgataatctttgtgaatacggccACTGAGCTTTTGTTTAACAACTGTTAAGAGTTGTAAGCAATGTGCATCTACAGGAAGTGGAGCCCTGTTTTGGCTGCATGCAAGTTCCATCAAGTACTAAGTTGCTTAGACTCTGTCAAACAGCAGGTAAGAGCtttcttacacatatataatttttcctaaaaaggacaaaacatttttttttttacaatcaagCTTTTAAAGAATGGCTTGTTAGGCAATAGTAGAAGATCTAGTATAAGCCTAAATTTTGTCATAAGATATTGGAAACACTTTCTGTTCATGTTTGAGTCAGTAATACCTaacatgtgtgtctgtgtcttgACTACAGGAATAGAGAATGAATCAGAGTGCCAGCAGTGTTTTTGCAGGCCCATGTGGTGCCTCTTATGTTTGGGTCGATGGTTTGCCAGCCACCAGGACCAACAAAGATTGGACACTTGGTTATCCAGCAAAGTCCCATGTCCTACATGCAGAGCAAAATTCTGCATACTCGATGTTTGTTTGATCCGCTGACAAGATCCCAGTACTATATTAAAGTGACTTCTTCCTCTCAAATCAACCCACatattttttcttccacatcAAGCTAAGAAGCTATACAGCATTACTGAACAGGACACTAGCCATGTGATGTGGCCTAATCTGTTTGCTAAAACTGTATTCCACTTTCTCAAATTATCTGTAATACCCATAGGTCATCTGTACtgtatttaaaggagcaataagcaaaattttatttttcaaaatgcgCATtgaaaaaggttgatggaaacacaaCTTATAAGACGTAGCTGCCTGGGCCAATCTTCCTCTTTCGCCTGCTGCTGGCCAGCTGTACAGGAGAGATGCTCTCTCCTGGACCTCGTGAGGAGAAAGTCTGCACTGGAGAAATTAAGTAACCCAGTGACCCACAACCGTGTGTGCAGTGTTGTGCTataacttctcttcaagttcaagaagttattaacataaataaaattaacatccagggAACAATACTACAGAATGCTGTTTGTAAGGTAAGTAGCTGGTAGCCCACCTAGTGTagttagcattgtttaatgcagcccGAGCTGCCCACCGCGATCGACGTGTACATTCAGGGCATTCTTTCTTTTAtcaaaattttttaaattgaaacgGTTAACTGGtcaagaaaacctttgttcgacctgaaatgactcatttaatcatccaaaacggtatggaacacattaattaactgaaaaatgttgcatagtatgcctttaatgtaGAGAACAAGAATGGGAGTGGCGCAGGAGCGGGAGTCATTTTGAATGGGAGTGGGAGTAATTTTACCAGGAGTGGGATGggacaggattttattttttactctggCCTGGGATTGGGACGggacacaattttttttctttctttcaatttattttctttcttttacaacTGTGGGCTGAGACAATGTCGGTAATTACTTACTAAAAATAATGACAAGTGGATATTGTACCAATAAAttcaactaaaactaaaacattggaataatttgtttttattgcatgtatttttttatataaatcaataaaaaatgtaatcattgTTTATTATCATGGATGTGTTTATGCATTGTAAGGGGTCTTGCATTTCTCTGCTTGCTTCTCTTTCCCTCGTATGTGAAATCAGCTAAGACAGAGCGTGGATGTTGGACTGTTGGCTGAAAGCCACAGGAAATGTGAAACTGTTGCAGGGTCACTCGCAAGGGGAGCGCCCCTCACCACAGGGTGCCCACCGCTACGAATCCAGGCTCCTCCTTCATCTTTCTCTAGGAGAAAGTAAGGAACCAGCCTCTACAGAAACCAGCTTTTAGTGATTTTGCAGGAAAAGTGAGCCGAGACCGTATGAAGCAGTTTCCCCCAGCTGGACAGTGTCTAAGTACGCTGCagccaaacacagcagcaaataCAGCCGTGGTTGGAAGGCCCTGCAGAGTTCCCAGCAGTACCAAGCTTCCTCGCCACCGATTTGAACCACTTTCAACCAGAGAACCAGCTTGAACCCTGGAGCAACTTCTTGCAATCGAATGGACCTGgaggcagaggtttggcagggGGAGCAGGGAAAGTTAAGCCCGGCATACACTATGATATTTTTAATCGTgctcatatacagctcaaactgtacgacgaaacAGCGGGGTTTAACAGTTcacgatatctgttcttacaaTATGGCCCCATGCTCTGATGCGATCTGATGCTCACACTATGTCTAAAAACCACACGTTGGACTCACCCCGTAGGGAGATGGCGCTACTGGTACTCGTTTATCCGGAAGCTCAATGCAGCGGcggatttaggaaatttggggACCTAGGCAAAGAAAGGCATGGGGCCCTCTGAACTGTGAAGACGacacataaaacagacccattatacagatagagaaattttaatagaataaacatacattatttttctaccttttgtccctctcttcttatcccttttcttgttgttatcctctctatgttttcttttgtccctttttctagcagacaagccatgatctgcttatctgttctccatttttcatttgaatgaaataatagctggaagtaaatctgCACCTGTCTCCATTTCGTGGCAAGATCCCTTCCTTCACCTAGAGTGGTCCTCTCAGTACTATAGAGCAGCGTGGATGGGcagacagctgattggccagacctgGGTCTTATTCAGGAAGTACACtgctgactgcttaccagcAGGGTGGATGATACTGGACTCTCTCAATCTGGTGGAACAACATCATTATCAAAGCCTGTCTGGATAATTTTGGAACTCTCTCTGTCACAGTCCATCCCTGTCTCTatctgaaaacaaacacataaaacacaggaTGAGGCTTTTACCCAATGTATATTTGCTCAATTGCTAAAGTAGAAATTTGAGGATTTCATGCAGCTTCAATTTTGTCTATGTCACTGTAACTCAGAGGAACATACTGCAATTTCTACTCTACTACTAAACCTATTTATATGCTGGTTACATATTTCAAAACCTTCATGCTCAGTGGAAACCTTGAACCCCCACAATGATGATTTAATGTTTACTATTTATGATAAACTGAACAAGTATTTATTTTGAGGGATGACTTCTTAAGCCAGAACTCTAAAAAAATCGTCTTCGGCTGGAAAATGAattatgacaaaacaaaaataggatGCATGTCACAGGAAAGACTAGTGATGCTACAAATATGACAATTGCTTCAACTACCAAAcagtaaattaatttgtttataaTTAGCTCGACCCTTAACATCCACAGCTgtacacaataacacacattaaaaacaatgttaataCAAAGCTGTAAGGTAGAGTGAGAAGTTGGCAATAACTTCCTTATGTTTTTTGAATGTATAACTTAAATTATTAAGGACTAAAACACCTACCAAGAGTACCTGTAAAATCTAAGGGTGATTATAGAAAGAGCACCCAAAAGCCTGAAGTTTTCCTAAAATTCAACACGAAAAAAAGAACACCTAAATAGTTGATTTCTCATTGTTTGTAGCAAATACAAACGAAATTCGAAACTTACTTTAAAATGAATCATCTTTAATAAGGTAAATAAATACTTATCAATATAGGGGGAATGTGGTCCGTGtacccatagacataatataagagtagacgcgtcattgggcgggttctgcctatgctgcgatgcgtcagagcgtccgccatcttaaatgtggcaaatctgcagttactcagtcacttaaacagtatcagagggactttaatctctgaatatactttgtatttgtagtatttttttgtaatattacaagtttattttcgcatccctttagcttcattctcctgaatttattctcctaaagaataaaaatatttaaaataatctaaccttgCCCTATTACTctaggagtgaaataattctgcaaactgtgtttattctggaaatgttcccccttaattctcataatatgacgtttttctcataacattatcacttttgtgtttgtttgtttatttttactttattgacctaggacttttttctctcattttattaattttacctttttaatactcacccaaaagtctgttcctaaaggttcacaagtgacacggttttatgaaataatgaagacaacaatgtttagatttaacaaatcgatcctcataacacatacacacacaaatatatatatatatatatatatatatatatatatatatatatatatatatatatatatatatatatatatatgtgtgtgtgtgtgtgtatatgtatatatatatatatatatatatatatatatatatatatatatatatatatatatatatatatatatatatatgtgtgtgtgtgtgtatatgtatatatatgtgtgtgtgtgtgtgtgtgtttattgcagcacaggaatgaggcatcttctctgatccacattcacaataacagaactcaacttttttctgccacatacaatatggcggtgacgttgacgtgcgaacctgcgccctatgacgcgtctacgtatatatggccgtttctcaatatgcgttcttgagcgttctcgtgtgctcgtgtacTCGTGatacgtcatcagcctcagcccgagcactgttccaatgctgagaacgccaaatcgagaacgcgccgaattccccggatgttgttctcgcccgccctctttatcgagcatgcatcagagcagacttgtgcgttcttcagactgaccgcttgcccagaatgcaccgcggccgcagcttgatttgagacagcgcaaacagagctcacagcggtaagttaaaaaaattcccttttctgctgctgttgttgttcaaaagtacgttttaagatcgtttgaggcgagaatattatacttttaagcttccctatgtggcctgtttacagagttggtgcgtaattaaaaaaaagtagtgtgcatagtaccgctggttatgatttatttgttttgtgtttatctgactgacgtgtgttgctttattaactcaatacttgctggaataaattgtaaatgtctccctaggacggcagcagcatgtaaaataaataaatacatacattctataaatgtttttcctatctaagtgagtttcttctgagtcaggacacgaataattgagaggagaaagagggaaagaaaataatagtaataatagtatatgaaaaaacagacatttattttatacaaatgttttatctttggaacagaatgaaggtgtaatatattcaacaaattattaacagttactaacatggtttaaaacaacgaaataactcattaagatcttatacaaacagacaatgcctataaacttacaattaaaaatagttggaatggaaattaatttacgcattattttatgtatttttccaggtggttaaaaatgaaatgaagcagcatgtgaacatgactagaactgatctacgttaggtcaggtgtactcatgttcacttaaacatgcagccagctggagcagctccctgtcttctgggtcaacctcctcatcctcctctgggtcgacctcctcatcctccacgtccagctggtcacctgctgctatactaatattgtggaggatgcagcaggcagcgattacttttggggcaaacgtcaggcagacctccaacgccctgaagaagatggaacgccaccgtgtcttcagaccaccaaagacacgctcaatgatgttaatcagccttggcgtggtgtctgttgtagcgtgcctccacttgacctgtaccaaatataaaattaacttgtaatttaggtaatatgctgatctgtcttaatcttctatccaattgatataatctatgtatcaattgtgtgtcattgctggctctatttaaggacaagaaggtaagagatcttactggcaagctgtttccctataggatgcaccacagaccagccagcagagggtcaccagcacctctatctcctgtggccatccatggaccttctggatggatagtagctgaaggaggaggacgatggtggcccttcttagcctgaaggctggtttcaggtccccttcattaaaaaaatatttggaggatcggcacagaggtgtttatcctcacatattttgtttctgtttcttcctgtaaataaaaaatgccaaatgttaattgttttttgtcacgttttctatgcataaaactatacctgtttaacatgcagattattatagttctcaagaaagaaaagataaaatgtatagtgttgtaaaacgagtcaagtatagtaaatgtaacaaatggcttcccttctctggtatttttaccatttcactgaaaaaatgggctgaactaactgcacataatttatagattaatcactgtaaaggtggacagacataaaaatgttttttttttccttccttaatgatcaatgctgtgaaggtcaggaggtgcaataaagtagcttaaccctactgttattaatgttaaaactgggtcttcatttttattaatataggaaaaatagtcacaatctcaacctgatcacgtttttaatatcatcatcaatgttttttttttttaagataaaagtaggaaataggctgtcaatcttaaaatgcctaccagttggcaatagatgggtgagcaaagcctgccttctgagcctcctctgctgcatcaattttctccttgctcggattttcctcctcaactgcatcacctcctcttcagcctgctggtaaagctgaccaacgaccagagcaacagcaatattgctcgtattgctcattttgcttctacaaagtgcttattttttttaaagaagattcaatcgcctctacaactacaacaattacaactcccaaagaaattcccgctattgctggttttatacccacagttctgtaattattttagatattttttatactttttagaaattaatttaaataaaaaacgttttcaataagatatgatggtgtagtgtataaatagttttgaacgttaaaggaatgctcaagcgctgtgggtgtgatgacgtcacgagtatacttctgttccaatgcacaatacgtgctgcgtgctcgcgttctcgtcaagtccgatcttcctgtgttcttaccgagaacagacttgacgagaacgcgagtccggactcgcgttctcgtgaattgagaaacggcctatGTCTGTGACACGA comes from Fundulus heteroclitus isolate FHET01 unplaced genomic scaffold, MU-UCD_Fhet_4.1 scaffold_28, whole genome shotgun sequence and encodes:
- the tmem129 gene encoding E3 ubiquitin-protein ligase TM129 isoform X3, which encodes MCVADPEENLINIHQVSGSWRVFFFLSVSLQLASWVLVIYWYCSHWHNHPISKTLLAHAQLPYSSSGHVAANINREFRRIDKVVTGVPGAQVIVTDSWILKVTTYHIYMALQSDCHVTVTESRQHQLSPDSPSPIQILTLRVESINPAVRPFSISLNSTDYTDFREKFQAPIRTSPNVVVHQTVSELFLETFRAQVELNQRYTLPSGQEVEPCFGCMQVPSSTKLLRLCQTAGIENESECQQCFCRPMWCLLCLGRWFASHQDQQRLDTWLSSKVPCPTCRAKFCILDVCLIR
- the tmem129 gene encoding E3 ubiquitin-protein ligase TM129 isoform X1, whose product is MENSELSFTLAYTVFAICLIFTPNEFRAAGLTIQNVFSPWLGSEDIGFIEHHLRRTSLTILIHSALPLGYYLGMCVADPEENLINIHQVSGSWRVFFFLSVSLQLASWVLVIYWYCSHWHNHPISKTLLAHAQLPYSSSGHVAANINREFRRIDKVVTGVPGAQVIVTDSWILKVTTYHIYMALQSDCHVTVTESRQHQLSPDSPSPIQILTLRVESINPAVRPFSISLNSTDYTDFREKFQAPIRTSPNVVVHQTVSELFLETFRAQVELNQRYTLPSGQEVEPCFGCMQVPSSTKLLRLCQTAGIENESECQQCFCRPMWCLLCLGRWFASHQDQQRLDTWLSSKVPCPTCRAKFCILDVCLIR
- the tmem129 gene encoding E3 ubiquitin-protein ligase TM129 isoform X2 is translated as MENSELSFTLAYTVFAICLIFTPNEFRAAGLTIQNVFSPWLGSEDIGFIEHHLRRTSLTILIHSALPLGYYLGMCVADPEENLINIHQVSGSWRVFFFLSVSLQLASWVLVIYCSGHVAANINREFRRIDKVVTGVPGAQVIVTDSWILKVTTYHIYMALQSDCHVTVTESRQHQLSPDSPSPIQILTLRVESINPAVRPFSISLNSTDYTDFREKFQAPIRTSPNVVVHQTVSELFLETFRAQVELNQRYTLPSGQEVEPCFGCMQVPSSTKLLRLCQTAGIENESECQQCFCRPMWCLLCLGRWFASHQDQQRLDTWLSSKVPCPTCRAKFCILDVCLIR